From a region of the Armatimonadota bacterium genome:
- a CDS encoding dihydropteroate synthase: MFIIGERINGMFRSVARAIRERDADAIADLARRQVAAGAHALDINTGPTGEDPAEVMTWLVQTVQEVTDVPLSIDSPRPAVIAAGLRACSGRALINSTTGAREKLDVLLPLAQEYGAELIALTIDERGIPRNAAARAEIALAIVARAMEAGFPTDRLYLDPIVLPVNAAQDQCREALVAMTAFRTLCEPAPHIIIGLSNVSQGTTNRSLINRTYLAMAQACGCDAAILDPLDRDLMDVMRTASILLNQEIYCEGYLQARPQPVEGR, from the coding sequence GTGTTTATCATCGGCGAGCGCATCAACGGCATGTTCCGCTCGGTGGCCCGGGCCATCCGGGAGCGGGACGCTGACGCCATCGCCGACCTGGCGCGTCGCCAGGTGGCTGCCGGAGCCCACGCCCTGGACATCAACACCGGCCCCACCGGTGAGGACCCGGCCGAGGTGATGACCTGGCTGGTGCAGACCGTACAGGAAGTCACCGACGTCCCCCTCTCCATCGACAGCCCCAGGCCGGCGGTCATCGCCGCCGGACTGCGCGCCTGCAGCGGGCGGGCGCTGATCAACTCCACCACCGGCGCGCGGGAGAAGCTGGATGTGCTCCTGCCTCTGGCCCAGGAGTACGGCGCGGAGCTCATCGCCCTGACCATCGATGAACGGGGCATCCCCCGCAACGCCGCGGCCCGGGCAGAGATTGCCCTGGCCATCGTGGCCCGGGCTATGGAGGCCGGCTTCCCCACCGACCGCCTCTACCTGGACCCCATCGTCCTCCCGGTGAATGCGGCGCAGGATCAGTGCCGCGAGGCGCTGGTGGCCATGACCGCGTTCCGTACCCTTTGCGAGCCCGCTCCACACATCATCATCGGCCTCTCCAACGTCTCGCAGGGGACAACCAACCGCAGCCTGATCAACCGCACCTATCTGGCCATGGCCCAGGCCTGCGGGTGCGACGCGGCCATCCTGGACCCCCTGGACCGGGACCTGATGGACGTGATGCGCACCGCCAGCATCCTGCTCAACCAGGAGATCTACTGCGAGGGCTACCTGCAGGCGCGGCCGCAGCCGGTGGAGGGGAGGTGA
- a CDS encoding MaoC family dehydratase, giving the protein MSAVTGLALGKTVDELAVGDRAAITKIVTDADIHLYVGITGDLNPLYVDESYAAGTRYRGRIAPGILTTGLVVAVISTKLPGPGTILEHQELRFTAPVRPGDAITAFVEVVEVLPSRGRARLRTLCKNQDGVVVLEGEMTVLPPPRPSEIRERGMEPR; this is encoded by the coding sequence GTGAGCGCAGTGACCGGGCTGGCCCTGGGCAAGACGGTGGACGAGCTGGCGGTGGGCGACCGCGCCGCCATCACCAAGATCGTCACCGACGCCGACATTCACCTGTACGTGGGCATCACGGGGGACCTGAACCCCCTGTACGTGGACGAGTCTTACGCCGCCGGGACGCGCTACCGCGGGCGCATCGCCCCGGGGATCCTCACCACGGGGCTGGTGGTGGCCGTGATCAGCACCAAGCTGCCCGGACCGGGCACGATCCTGGAGCATCAGGAGTTACGCTTCACGGCGCCGGTGCGGCCGGGCGACGCCATCACCGCCTTCGTCGAGGTGGTGGAGGTCCTGCCCTCCCGGGGGCGCGCGCGCCTGCGCACCCTGTGCAAGAACCAGGACGGCGTCGTCGTGCTGGAGGGAGAGATGACCGTTTTGCCTCCGCCGCGGCCGTCCGAGATCCGGGAGCGAGGCATGGAGCCGCGGTGA
- a CDS encoding Mur ligase family protein, protein MTYQEALAYIYGLLGERPRTSQPYSPLKLERMRHLCALLDHPERRFPAVLVAGTKGKGSTAAMLAAMAQAAGLRVGLYTKPHLVDFRERIRVNGELITPREVTALMAEIPAAIAHGAGGPGWPPTYFEVAAALAFLHFARCRVDLAVVEVGIGGRLDATNVVEPVVAVITTIDYDHTDLLGDDLRAIAMEDAGIIRPRGRVVTVPQPPAALQALEETAAAQEATLVRVGREIRYRTVRVSAQGLRCTVVGRRKRYRNLLVPLIGRHQALNAAAAVAASELLGEVGFAIPEGAVRAGLAGLRWPARIEIVRRHPLVVVDVAHNPVSFRALRAALDETFRGHRLVLVIGLLGNKDLVGIARIIGPRARCVVATRAEDPRTLPAAQVAEAFRPWVREVHVVDDPVDAARFAMRQAAVDDLVCVTGSFHVAGPVRAHLKRLPAPPDLAWKRRAGRAAAGATPEVA, encoded by the coding sequence GTGACCTACCAGGAGGCGCTGGCCTACATCTACGGGCTGCTGGGCGAGCGGCCGCGCACGTCCCAGCCCTACAGCCCGCTGAAGCTGGAGCGGATGCGCCACCTCTGCGCCCTGCTGGACCACCCGGAGCGGCGCTTTCCCGCGGTGCTGGTGGCCGGGACCAAGGGGAAGGGATCCACGGCGGCCATGCTGGCGGCCATGGCCCAGGCCGCCGGCCTGCGCGTCGGACTCTACACCAAGCCCCACCTGGTCGACTTCCGCGAGCGCATCCGCGTCAACGGCGAGCTGATCACCCCCCGCGAGGTGACAGCCTTGATGGCGGAGATCCCGGCGGCCATCGCCCACGGCGCGGGGGGGCCGGGCTGGCCGCCCACCTACTTCGAAGTGGCCGCCGCCCTGGCCTTCCTCCACTTCGCCCGCTGTCGCGTTGACCTGGCGGTGGTGGAGGTGGGCATCGGCGGTCGGCTGGACGCCACCAACGTGGTGGAGCCGGTGGTCGCCGTGATTACCACCATCGACTACGACCACACCGACCTGCTGGGAGACGACCTGCGGGCCATCGCCATGGAGGATGCCGGGATCATCCGCCCCCGCGGGCGCGTGGTTACAGTCCCCCAGCCACCGGCGGCGCTGCAAGCGCTGGAGGAGACCGCCGCCGCCCAGGAGGCGACGCTGGTGCGGGTCGGCCGCGAGATCCGCTACCGCACGGTGCGGGTCTCCGCCCAGGGGCTCCGCTGCACCGTCGTCGGCCGCCGGAAGCGCTACCGCAACCTGCTGGTGCCCCTGATCGGCCGCCACCAGGCTCTGAACGCGGCGGCGGCCGTGGCCGCGTCAGAGCTGCTGGGGGAGGTGGGGTTCGCCATCCCCGAGGGGGCGGTGCGCGCCGGCCTGGCCGGCTTGCGCTGGCCCGCCCGCATCGAGATCGTGCGCCGCCACCCGCTGGTGGTGGTGGACGTGGCGCACAACCCGGTCTCCTTCCGCGCGCTGCGTGCCGCCCTGGACGAGACCTTCCGCGGGCACCGCCTGGTACTGGTGATCGGCCTGTTGGGCAACAAGGACCTGGTGGGGATCGCCCGCATCATCGGTCCGCGGGCGCGCTGCGTGGTGGCTACCAGGGCGGAAGACCCGCGGACGCTGCCCGCGGCCCAGGTGGCGGAGGCGTTCCGCCCGTGGGTGCGGGAGGTGCACGTGGTGGACGATCCGGTGGACGCCGCGCGGTTCGCCATGCGCCAGGCTGCGGTCGACGATCTGGTCTGTGTCACCGGGTCGTTCCACGTGGCCGGCCCGGTGCGGGCGCACCTGAAGCGGCTGCCGGCGCCGCCCGATCTGGCCTGGAAGCGGCGGGCAGGGCGGGCCGCCGCCGGCGCCACCCCGGAGGTGGCCTAG
- a CDS encoding methylenetetrahydrofolate reductase C-terminal domain-containing protein produces MIVAERKPLEAILKMMAPYRRVLVVGCGTCVSVCLAGGAREVAVLGSQVRMARRRADNPVEVAEATVHRQCDREFLLPLAAQVEAAEAVFSMGCGAGVQLLAETFPQRRVFPLLDTKFMGVTLQPGWWAERCRGCGECVLDRTGGICPITRCSKGLLNGPCGGYRDGKCEVDPTVDCGWLMIFQRLKELDALESLREILGPKDWSLAAVGPPRRVLREDVRIYVEEGPV; encoded by the coding sequence ATGATCGTCGCCGAGCGCAAGCCCCTGGAAGCCATCCTGAAGATGATGGCTCCCTACCGGAGGGTCCTGGTAGTGGGCTGCGGCACCTGCGTTTCTGTCTGCCTGGCGGGCGGCGCGCGTGAGGTGGCTGTCCTCGGCTCCCAGGTACGCATGGCGCGCCGGCGTGCGGACAACCCCGTGGAAGTGGCGGAGGCCACCGTGCACCGGCAGTGTGACCGGGAGTTCCTCCTGCCGCTGGCCGCCCAGGTGGAGGCGGCAGAGGCGGTCTTCTCCATGGGTTGCGGCGCGGGCGTCCAGCTGCTGGCGGAGACCTTTCCCCAGCGCCGCGTCTTCCCGCTGCTGGACACCAAGTTCATGGGCGTCACCCTGCAGCCGGGGTGGTGGGCCGAGCGCTGCCGCGGTTGCGGGGAATGCGTCCTGGACCGCACCGGAGGCATCTGCCCCATTACCCGCTGCTCCAAGGGGCTGCTCAACGGCCCCTGCGGGGGATACCGCGACGGCAAGTGTGAGGTGGACCCGACGGTGGACTGCGGCTGGCTGATGATCTTCCAGCGGCTGAAGGAGCTGGACGCACTGGAATCCCTGCGCGAGATCCTGGGACCCAAAGACTGGTCCCTGGCCGCGGTAGGGCCGCCGCGGCGCGTGCTCCGCGAGGACGTCCGAATCTACGTTGAGGAGGGACCTGTATGA
- a CDS encoding formate--tetrahydrofolate ligase, with translation MKSDLEIAQEAILLPVVEVARRLGLSEDDLDLYGKYKAKIHLDVLDRLADRPNGKYVTVTAITPTPLGEGKTTTAIGLGMALNRLGRKTINTLRQPSMGPTFGIKGGAAGGGYSQAVPMEDFNLHFTGDIHAVAAAHNLLAAMLDAHIMHGNELRIDPYTITWPRVVDISDRALRNIIIGLGTKEDGRPRQAGFDIAVASEVMAILALAKDLRDLRQRLGRIVVAFTEDGEPVTAEDLKAAGAMAVLLKDALMPNLIQTLENTPVIVHAGPFANIAHGNNSIVADAIALKLADFVVTESGFGADCGAEKMINIKCRYSGLKLNAAVIVATIRALKMHGGVGRVIPGRPLPPELVSENVEAVRRGCENLAKHVENMRLHGLPVVVAINLFPSDTDREVEVVREAALAAGAMDAVTTDNHARGSLGALELARAVIRAAESGAEMRFLYPLEASIKEKIETIATQVYGADGVDYEPLAEQKIRLYTRLGYDRLPINMAKTHLSLSHDPNLKGRPRNFRLPIRDIRASVGAGFLYPLCGEMRTMPGLPKVPAATKVDLDLETRRVVGLF, from the coding sequence ATGAAGAGCGACCTGGAGATCGCCCAGGAGGCCATCCTACTGCCGGTGGTGGAGGTGGCGCGGCGGCTGGGGTTGTCCGAGGACGACCTGGACCTCTACGGCAAGTATAAGGCCAAGATCCACCTGGACGTCCTGGACCGCCTGGCGGACCGGCCCAACGGCAAGTACGTAACCGTCACGGCCATTACCCCCACGCCCCTGGGCGAGGGCAAGACCACCACGGCCATCGGCCTGGGCATGGCCCTGAACCGCCTGGGACGCAAGACCATCAACACCCTGCGCCAGCCCTCCATGGGACCGACCTTCGGCATCAAGGGGGGCGCCGCCGGCGGAGGCTACTCTCAGGCCGTGCCCATGGAGGACTTCAACCTCCACTTCACCGGTGACATCCACGCGGTGGCTGCGGCTCACAACCTCCTGGCGGCCATGCTGGACGCACACATCATGCACGGCAACGAGCTGCGCATCGACCCCTACACCATCACCTGGCCACGGGTGGTGGACATAAGCGACCGGGCGCTGCGCAACATCATCATCGGGCTGGGGACCAAGGAGGACGGCCGGCCGCGGCAGGCGGGTTTCGACATTGCCGTGGCCAGCGAGGTTATGGCCATCCTGGCGCTGGCCAAAGACCTGCGCGACCTGCGGCAGCGGCTGGGGCGCATCGTCGTGGCCTTCACCGAGGACGGAGAGCCGGTGACCGCCGAGGACCTGAAGGCGGCGGGCGCCATGGCCGTCCTGCTCAAGGACGCCCTGATGCCCAACCTCATCCAGACCCTGGAGAACACTCCGGTGATCGTGCACGCCGGGCCCTTTGCCAACATCGCCCACGGCAACAACTCCATCGTGGCCGACGCCATCGCCCTGAAGCTGGCCGACTTCGTGGTCACGGAGAGCGGCTTCGGCGCCGACTGCGGCGCGGAGAAGATGATCAACATCAAGTGCCGCTACAGCGGCCTCAAGCTCAACGCCGCGGTAATCGTGGCCACCATCCGCGCCCTAAAGATGCACGGGGGGGTGGGCCGGGTCATCCCCGGCCGGCCCCTGCCCCCGGAACTGGTCAGCGAGAACGTGGAGGCGGTGCGCCGCGGCTGCGAGAACCTGGCCAAGCACGTGGAGAACATGCGGCTGCACGGGCTGCCGGTGGTGGTGGCCATCAACCTCTTCCCCAGCGACACCGACCGGGAAGTGGAGGTGGTTCGGGAGGCGGCGCTGGCCGCAGGGGCCATGGACGCGGTGACCACCGACAACCACGCCCGGGGCAGCCTGGGTGCCCTGGAACTGGCCCGCGCCGTGATCAGGGCGGCGGAGTCGGGGGCGGAGATGCGCTTCCTCTATCCGTTGGAGGCGTCCATCAAGGAGAAGATCGAGACCATCGCCACGCAGGTCTACGGCGCGGACGGGGTGGACTACGAGCCGCTGGCGGAGCAAAAGATCAGGCTCTACACCAGGCTGGGCTACGACAGGCTTCCCATCAACATGGCCAAGACCCACCTCTCCCTCTCCCACGATCCGAACCTGAAGGGGCGGCCGCGGAACTTCCGCCTGCCCATCCGGGACATCCGGGCGTCGGTGGGTGCGGGGTTCCTCTATCCGCTGTGCGGGGAGATGCGCACCATGCCGGGGCTGCCCAAGGTCCCGGCGGCCACCAAGGTGGACCTGGACCTGGAGACGCGAAGGGTGGTGGGACTGTTCTAG
- a CDS encoding methylenetetrahydrofolate reductase → MTLREALASGRFVVTAEAQPPKGTAVEEALRQAEQLRGRVTAFNVTDQQSSVMRLGSLALCHLLAERGLEPIYQVTCRDRNRIALQSDLLSAAALGIENVLCLTGDHVSLGDHPQAKPVFDLDAVTLLVAARALMEGHDLAGHELAGAPRFFLGAVVSPCAEPVEPQLFKMEKKVRAGAQFFQTQAVFALDRFAAFMEVARGFGVPVIAGIILLKSARMARFMNQNIPGIRVPEELIRELEGSKDREGTSVTIAARLIRELRLSCAGVHIMAMGWEHLIPRVLEASGLPVPAEAA, encoded by the coding sequence ATGACGCTGCGGGAAGCGCTGGCCAGCGGCCGGTTCGTGGTCACGGCGGAAGCCCAGCCACCCAAGGGCACCGCCGTGGAGGAGGCCCTGCGGCAGGCGGAACAGTTGCGGGGGCGGGTGACGGCCTTCAACGTCACCGACCAGCAGAGTTCGGTGATGCGTCTGGGCTCACTCGCCCTCTGCCACCTCCTGGCGGAGCGCGGCCTGGAACCCATCTACCAGGTGACCTGCCGCGACCGCAACCGGATTGCTCTGCAGTCGGACCTGCTCAGCGCTGCGGCGCTGGGCATCGAGAACGTTTTGTGCCTCACCGGCGACCACGTGAGCCTGGGCGACCACCCCCAGGCCAAACCCGTCTTTGACCTGGACGCGGTCACCCTGCTGGTGGCGGCGCGGGCGCTGATGGAGGGACACGACCTGGCGGGCCACGAGCTGGCGGGGGCCCCGCGATTCTTCCTGGGCGCGGTGGTCAGCCCCTGCGCCGAGCCGGTGGAACCGCAACTGTTCAAGATGGAGAAGAAGGTGCGGGCGGGCGCGCAGTTCTTCCAGACGCAGGCCGTCTTCGCCCTGGATCGATTCGCCGCCTTCATGGAGGTGGCGCGGGGATTCGGGGTACCGGTGATCGCCGGCATCATCCTCCTCAAGTCCGCCCGCATGGCCCGCTTCATGAACCAGAACATCCCCGGCATCCGCGTCCCCGAGGAGCTGATCCGGGAGCTGGAGGGGAGCAAAGACCGGGAGGGGACCAGCGTGACCATCGCCGCCCGGCTGATCCGCGAGCTGCGGCTCTCCTGCGCCGGGGTGCACATCATGGCCATGGGGTGGGAGCACCTCATCCCCCGCGTGCTGGAGGCAAGTGGCCTGCCCGTCCCGGCGGAGGCGGCATGA
- a CDS encoding FAD-dependent oxidoreductase: MSLSVPEGQEGAPAADRTLPVGAVMVVGGGIAGIQAALDLADAGIKVYLVERAPAVGGRMATLDKTFPTNDCAMCILSPKLGAVGRHPNIEILTLAELERLEGVPGDFRATVRRRPRFVDPALCTGCGDCAAVCPVRVPSEFDGGLAARTAVYRLYAQAVPGAYAIEKRGRSPCRDACPIHQRAQGYVALVAQGRYAEAFRVIRMDNPFPGICGRVCNHRCEDACSRGQVDGAVNIAALKRFVADWAYALPRQPVSRLTPTRAERVAVVGSGPAGLTAARDLAALGYAVTVFEALPVPGGMMRVGIPEHRLPAPIVEREIADILDLGVELRCNTRVGHVRELFAAGYAAVFLATGAHRARRLPLPGAHLPGVLVSTDVLQNHRLGKPVPLGQRVLVLGGGNVGFDVARTCLRLGAREVHVACPEAREAMPAHPWEIAAAEEEGVQVHPSTAFVQVVEQDGRATGLLCRRVRSMHFDEARRLHLEVVEGSEHLLEADTIVFAIGLAPDLDLVRGLEGISTTPWGSLQVDPLTQATGYPGLFAGGDVTTGTAFVVDAIAAGHRAARGIDAYLRGIALQPEQAVRVAKLTPEEIATRLARGQIRRQPRLAVHVLPPEVRRASFMEVERGFTEEEARREASRCLACGVCAECLECVLACKRNAINHAEQERVETYRVGAVILAAGVEPFDALQAEAYGVGRFPNVLVGPQFERLLSASGPTQGHIRRPSDGTEPKRIAFLQCVGSRDQRTRYCSAVCCMYATKEAMLAREHLPQAQVTVYYADMRAFGKGFDAYVERAKQQGVRYVRTRVAVLREDPRTRNLRFRVEENGKVREEEADLVVLSVGLTAPRGAAELARTAGVDLNQYGFAATASLSPVRTSRPGVFVAGGFRGPKDIPDSVVEGSAAAAAALALLAPARGTQINPKVYPPEMVLDPQPRIGVFVCHCGSNIAGVVDVQGLAASARTLPGVVLAETSLYNCSADSLERIKQAIAADHLNRVVVASCTPRTHEPIFRQALREAGLNPYLFEMANIRDQCSWVHGADPAAATEKARALIAAAVARAARLAPLHKVPVPVRHEALVIGGGIAGLTAALNLADQGFPVTVVEREPALGGRLRAPLVTWDGSHPGSALQALVDRVTAHPLITVLTGHQVVASRGTVGNFETAVAGPGGERVLRHGATIVATGLREWRPVPYGVGEDPRVLTLAEFERELAGAAPPDGGAAASVVMLLCAGPWDRMPFYCSRTCCAQSLAAALAYRRAHPQASVAILAREIRTYGFGEEVYLEARRAGVQVFRYAPDDPPQISRTPQGITVTVRDQTLGEEVTLKADRLIISPALIPAEGADELSTTFKIPATAEGFFLEAHVKLRPVDFASEGLFLCGGAHYPKPVGEAVASALAAAARAGTLLWRDSLEVGGVVATVDRDRCTSCLTCLRLCAYDAVSFDGDGIAVVDPARCQGCGLCVAACPGAALTLTHYTREQMLAKIDALLGAPEAAHAS, encoded by the coding sequence GTGAGCCTGTCGGTGCCGGAAGGACAGGAGGGCGCGCCCGCGGCGGATCGCACCCTCCCGGTGGGTGCGGTCATGGTTGTGGGCGGGGGGATCGCCGGTATCCAGGCGGCCCTCGACCTGGCCGACGCGGGGATCAAGGTCTACCTGGTGGAGCGCGCCCCGGCCGTCGGCGGGCGCATGGCCACGCTGGACAAGACCTTCCCCACCAACGACTGTGCCATGTGCATCCTTTCCCCCAAGCTGGGGGCGGTGGGGCGGCATCCCAACATCGAGATCTTGACGCTGGCGGAGCTGGAACGTCTGGAGGGAGTCCCGGGGGACTTCCGCGCCACCGTGCGGCGCCGGCCCCGGTTCGTCGATCCTGCCCTGTGCACTGGCTGCGGCGACTGCGCCGCCGTCTGCCCGGTGCGGGTGCCCAGCGAGTTCGACGGCGGCCTGGCAGCGCGCACGGCCGTCTACCGGCTCTATGCGCAGGCCGTCCCCGGGGCCTACGCCATCGAAAAGCGCGGCCGCTCCCCCTGCCGCGACGCCTGCCCCATCCACCAGCGGGCGCAGGGGTACGTGGCACTGGTGGCCCAGGGGCGCTACGCGGAGGCGTTCCGCGTCATCCGCATGGACAACCCCTTTCCGGGGATCTGCGGGCGCGTCTGCAACCACCGCTGCGAGGACGCCTGCTCGCGTGGTCAGGTGGACGGGGCGGTGAACATCGCCGCCCTCAAGCGCTTCGTGGCGGACTGGGCCTACGCTCTACCCCGTCAGCCGGTGTCCCGCCTGACCCCCACGCGCGCTGAGCGGGTGGCCGTGGTGGGGTCGGGGCCCGCCGGCCTGACTGCGGCCAGAGACCTGGCGGCGCTGGGCTACGCGGTCACCGTCTTCGAGGCCCTCCCGGTGCCCGGGGGGATGATGCGCGTGGGCATCCCGGAGCACCGCCTGCCTGCGCCCATCGTCGAGCGGGAAATCGCCGACATCCTGGACCTGGGGGTGGAGCTGCGCTGCAACACCCGCGTAGGCCACGTGCGCGAGCTTTTTGCCGCCGGGTACGCCGCCGTCTTCCTGGCCACGGGGGCGCACCGCGCGCGCAGGCTGCCCCTCCCCGGCGCACACCTGCCGGGCGTGCTGGTAAGCACCGACGTCCTGCAGAACCACCGCCTGGGCAAGCCCGTACCCCTGGGCCAGCGGGTGCTGGTGCTGGGCGGCGGCAACGTGGGCTTCGACGTGGCCCGCACCTGCCTGCGGCTGGGCGCGCGGGAGGTGCACGTGGCCTGCCCGGAGGCGCGGGAAGCGATGCCGGCGCACCCGTGGGAGATTGCGGCGGCCGAGGAGGAAGGCGTGCAGGTCCATCCTTCGACGGCGTTCGTCCAGGTCGTCGAGCAAGACGGTCGCGCGACCGGCCTCCTCTGCCGCCGGGTCCGCTCCATGCACTTCGACGAGGCGCGGCGCCTCCACCTGGAGGTGGTCGAGGGCAGCGAGCACCTGCTGGAGGCGGACACCATCGTTTTCGCCATCGGCCTGGCCCCGGACCTGGACCTGGTGCGGGGGCTGGAGGGGATCTCCACCACGCCCTGGGGGTCGCTGCAGGTGGACCCGCTCACCCAGGCCACCGGGTATCCGGGCCTCTTCGCCGGCGGGGACGTGACCACGGGGACGGCCTTCGTCGTGGACGCCATCGCCGCCGGCCACCGGGCGGCGCGGGGCATTGATGCCTACCTGCGGGGCATCGCCCTCCAGCCCGAACAGGCCGTCCGGGTGGCGAAGCTGACCCCTGAGGAAATAGCCACGCGCCTGGCCCGCGGGCAGATCCGGCGGCAGCCGCGCCTGGCCGTGCACGTCCTGCCGCCGGAGGTGCGGCGCGCCTCCTTCATGGAGGTGGAACGGGGCTTCACGGAGGAGGAGGCGCGGCGGGAGGCCTCGCGCTGTCTGGCCTGCGGTGTCTGCGCCGAGTGCCTGGAGTGCGTCCTGGCCTGCAAACGGAACGCCATCAACCACGCCGAGCAGGAGCGAGTGGAGACCTACCGGGTGGGCGCGGTCATCCTCGCCGCCGGGGTGGAGCCCTTCGATGCCCTCCAAGCGGAGGCCTACGGGGTGGGTCGCTTCCCCAACGTCCTGGTCGGGCCACAGTTCGAACGGCTGCTTTCCGCCTCCGGCCCCACCCAGGGCCACATCCGGCGTCCCTCCGACGGGACGGAACCGAAGCGCATCGCCTTCCTCCAGTGCGTCGGGTCCCGCGACCAGCGCACCCGCTACTGCTCCGCGGTGTGCTGCATGTACGCCACCAAGGAGGCGATGCTGGCCCGCGAGCACCTGCCGCAGGCCCAGGTGACCGTCTACTACGCCGACATGCGCGCCTTCGGCAAGGGCTTCGACGCCTACGTGGAGCGGGCGAAGCAGCAGGGTGTCCGCTACGTGCGCACGCGAGTGGCGGTACTGCGGGAAGACCCGCGGACGAGGAACCTGCGCTTCCGCGTGGAGGAGAACGGGAAGGTGCGGGAGGAAGAGGCCGACCTGGTGGTCCTCTCCGTGGGCCTGACCGCCCCCCGCGGTGCCGCGGAGCTGGCCCGCACCGCCGGGGTCGACCTGAACCAATACGGCTTCGCCGCCACCGCCTCTCTGAGTCCTGTGCGCACCTCACGCCCGGGGGTCTTCGTCGCCGGGGGGTTCCGCGGCCCCAAGGACATCCCCGACTCGGTGGTGGAGGGCAGCGCCGCCGCCGCAGCGGCCCTGGCGCTCCTGGCGCCGGCGCGCGGCACGCAGATCAACCCCAAGGTCTACCCGCCGGAGATGGTGCTGGACCCACAGCCGCGCATCGGCGTCTTTGTCTGTCACTGTGGCTCCAACATCGCCGGAGTGGTGGACGTGCAGGGCCTGGCCGCTTCTGCCCGCACGCTGCCCGGAGTGGTGCTGGCGGAGACCTCCCTGTACAATTGCTCCGCCGACAGTCTGGAGCGGATCAAGCAGGCCATCGCCGCAGACCACCTCAACCGGGTGGTGGTGGCCAGCTGCACCCCCCGAACCCACGAGCCCATCTTTCGCCAGGCGCTGCGCGAGGCCGGGCTGAACCCCTACCTCTTCGAGATGGCCAACATCCGTGACCAGTGCAGCTGGGTGCACGGGGCCGACCCGGCTGCGGCCACGGAGAAGGCGCGGGCCCTGATCGCTGCGGCGGTGGCCCGGGCGGCGCGACTCGCCCCGCTGCACAAGGTCCCCGTGCCCGTGCGGCACGAGGCCCTGGTCATCGGCGGGGGGATCGCCGGACTCACCGCCGCGCTCAACCTGGCCGACCAGGGCTTCCCGGTGACGGTGGTGGAGCGGGAGCCCGCGTTGGGCGGGCGGCTGCGGGCTCCTCTGGTAACCTGGGACGGCTCCCACCCGGGGAGCGCGCTGCAGGCCCTGGTCGACCGGGTGACGGCCCACCCTCTGATTACGGTGCTCACCGGGCACCAGGTGGTCGCCTCCCGGGGCACGGTGGGTAACTTTGAGACCGCGGTGGCCGGGCCGGGGGGCGAGCGGGTCCTAAGACACGGAGCGACCATCGTGGCCACGGGCCTGCGGGAGTGGCGGCCGGTCCCCTACGGCGTGGGCGAGGACCCGCGAGTGCTCACCCTGGCGGAGTTCGAGCGCGAGCTGGCCGGGGCGGCGCCGCCGGACGGCGGCGCCGCCGCATCGGTGGTCATGCTGCTGTGCGCCGGGCCGTGGGATCGCATGCCCTTCTACTGCAGCCGCACCTGCTGCGCCCAGTCACTGGCCGCTGCGCTGGCTTACCGCCGCGCCCACCCGCAGGCTTCGGTAGCTATCCTGGCGCGCGAGATCCGCACCTACGGGTTCGGGGAGGAAGTCTACCTGGAGGCGCGCCGCGCCGGCGTCCAGGTCTTCCGCTACGCGCCGGACGACCCGCCGCAGATCTCCCGCACGCCGCAGGGGATCACGGTGACGGTGCGCGACCAGACCCTGGGGGAGGAGGTCACCCTGAAGGCGGACCGGCTGATCATCTCCCCTGCGTTGATACCCGCAGAAGGCGCGGACGAGCTCTCCACGACCTTCAAAATCCCTGCGACCGCGGAAGGCTTCTTCCTCGAGGCCCACGTGAAGCTGCGCCCTGTAGACTTCGCCAGCGAAGGGCTCTTCCTCTGCGGGGGGGCGCACTACCCCAAGCCCGTGGGGGAGGCCGTCGCCAGCGCCCTGGCCGCCGCTGCCCGCGCGGGGACGCTGCTGTGGCGGGACAGCCTGGAGGTGGGGGGCGTGGTGGCCACGGTCGACCGGGACCGCTGCACCTCCTGCCTGACCTGCCTGCGCCTGTGTGCCTACGACGCCGTCTCCTTCGACGGAGACGGCATTGCGGTGGTCGACCCGGCGCGCTGTCAGGGGTGCGGTCTGTGCGTGGCCGCCTGCCCCGGGGCCGCCCTTACCCTGACCCACTACACGCGGGAGCAGATGCTGGCCAAGATCGACGCGCTCCTGGGGGCGCCGGAGGCCGCCCATGCCAGCTGA
- a CDS encoding hydrogenase iron-sulfur subunit — MPAEPQIVAFCCFYCAYAAADLAGVMRLSYPPNVRVVLLPCTGAIDPLYVLRAFEDGADGVFVAGCLEGQCHYQVGNLHAKSRVQRLKALLDEAGIGGERLEMFNLSSAQGPRFAEVAREMTARITALGPSPLNRARAEVAP, encoded by the coding sequence ATGCCAGCTGAGCCGCAGATCGTCGCCTTCTGCTGCTTCTACTGCGCCTACGCTGCGGCCGACCTGGCCGGCGTGATGCGCCTCTCCTACCCGCCCAATGTGAGGGTCGTCCTCCTGCCGTGCACCGGGGCGATCGACCCCCTCTACGTCCTGCGGGCCTTCGAGGACGGCGCCGACGGGGTCTTCGTCGCCGGGTGCCTGGAAGGACAGTGCCACTACCAGGTGGGCAACCTGCACGCAAAGAGCCGGGTGCAACGCCTGAAGGCCCTGCTGGACGAGGCCGGCATCGGTGGAGAGCGCCTGGAGATGTTCAACCTCTCCTCGGCGCAGGGGCCGCGCTTCGCCGAGGTGGCCAGGGAGATGACCGCGCGCATTACCGCGCTGGGGCCCTCGCCCCTGAACCGGGCGCGGGCGGAGGTGGCGCCGTGA